The following coding sequences lie in one Phragmites australis chromosome 8, lpPhrAust1.1, whole genome shotgun sequence genomic window:
- the LOC133926152 gene encoding BTB/POZ domain-containing protein At3g05675-like — MEPAKLIEGYKFGDHTTCDVRVCFKLIDEQPEWFSCHSPVLSQSSKYFSDRLGQIDICSNSCIEIECPRVEYDHYVKVLKLMYLPGESIIDSFDSVKSAVGVLRASNSLGCELITKSCIEYIEAASWDESEEEEILEVARCLGSEAASLLARLQAPSADAVKNVFISAIRFATCMETPFHPFLDDLKTSAQEQIDFMIHEDDDTALITMDEDVRSVVGEGLTKLLCALRTGLDRLATEFDQSPDQAEQRVLCSLADIDWIANFLTKIEMMHNFVSAWSEISAHVLSVIQDKKYSSGLWAVRAKLIEVTGKALDAVGYGSVVLPTPSRVHFLKTWLPYIQMTKLLLDGKTKDEASLLMDSDLCQNIESAIVSMVLALPSDDQADILEEWMKKAEQFRYPDLTEAFEVWCYRSKTAKRRLVGGLNGAGNPTVSF, encoded by the coding sequence ATGGAGCCAGCCAAACTTATTGAGGGGTACAAGTTTGGTGACCATACTACATGTGATGTCCGTGTTTGCTTTAAATTGATCGATGAGCAGCCAGAATGGTTTTCCTGCCACTCGCCTGTCCTTTCCCAAAGTAGCAAATATTTTTCAGACCGGCTTGGTCAAATTGATATTTGTTCTAATAGTTGCATTGAAATTGAGTGCCCAAGAGTTGAGTATGACCATTATGTCAAGGTGTTGAAGTTAATGTATCTTCCTGGAGAATCAATTATAGATTCATTTGATTCTGTTAAGTCAGCTGTTGGTGTTCTTCGAGCATCAAATTCTCTTGGATGCGAGTTAATTACAAAAAGCTGTATTGAATACATTGAAGCTGCTTCCTGGGATGaaagtgaggaggaggagatttTAGAAGTAGCTCGGTGCCTTGGCTCGGAAGCAGCGTCTTTGTTAGCCCGTCTTCAAGCCCCCAGTGCAGATGCTGTTAAGAATGTCTTCATCTCTGCCATACGTTTTGCTACATGCATGGAAACTCCATTCCATCCTTTTTTGGATGACCTCAAGACTTCGGCTCAGGAGCAAATTGACTTCATGATCCATGAGGACGATGACACCGCTTTGATTACAATGGATGAAGATGTGAGATCTGTGGTGGGGGAAGGCTTGACAAAACTGTTATGTGCACTTAGGACTGGATTAGATCGGTTGGCCACGGAGTTTGATCAATCACCTGATCAAGCAGAGCAAAGGGTTCTGTGTAGCCTAGCTGACATCGACTGGATAGCTAATTTCTTGACAAAGATTGAGATGATGCACAACTTTGTTTCTGCCTGGTCAGAAATCTCAGCCCATGTTCTTTCAGTGATTCAGGACAAGAAGTATAGCTCAGGCTTGTGGGCTGTCAGGGCAAAGCTTATAGAAGTGACTGGAAAAGCCCTGGATGCTGTTGGCTATGGCTCAGTGGTTCTCCCAACACCATCCAGAGTTCATTTCCTGAAGACATGGCTTCCGTACATTCAAATGACAAAGCTCTTGCTTGATGGAAAGACTAAGGATGAGGCGTCTCTGCTGATGGATTCAGACTTGTGTCAGAATATTGAGAGCGCAATAGTCTCAATGGTGTTGGCATTGCCATCAGATGATCAGGCCGATATCCTGGAGGAGTGGATGAAGAAAGCAGAGCAGTTCAGGTACCCTGATCTGACTGAGGCATTTGAGGTGTGGTGTTACCGCAGTAAAACAGCAAAGAGAAGGCTGGTGGGAGGGCTAAATGGAGCTGGCAACCCCACAGTCAGCTTTTAA
- the LOC133926154 gene encoding large ribosomal subunit protein mL101 (rPPR4)-like, with protein sequence MATRVKDVARRSSKKYVEEALYRRLFRRGSTPQAVREEVDGFLDSRKRAFKWEVGVCVRRMRRHALYRPALKLSEVMARRGMNPTVSDQAILLDLVAKSRGIAAAEKYFLDLPETSKTHLTYGALLNCYCKELMTEKAETLMEKMKELNFAFTAMSYNSVMTLYTKINQPEKVPGVIQDMKADDVLPDIYTYNVWMRALAARGDIPGVERVIEEMRRDGRVTPDWTTYSNLASIYVDAGLFEKAEDALKELEKRNTSNDLEAYQFLITLYGRTQNLAEVHRVWRSLKRNHPRMASMSYLNMIQVLANLKDLSAAEACFKEWEARHIHPPKTKPKDSSATASTVEPESSTDALNNQPNVKGTKDKGTDDLDLKHPKYDIRVANAMIKAYITEGMIDKAIALKKRAKMRGGRLNAKTWEIFMEHYLKEGDLKMAYWCTDRAIKKGHSSGRIWVPPREVTERLMVYFEINKDVDGAEKYVEALKKVEKDLDASVFEPLIRTYASAGKKFPGMRHRLKIENVEVSELTARLLDSICVDQ encoded by the exons ATGGCGACACGGGTGAAGGACGTGGCGCGGCGGTCGAGCAAGAAGTACGTGGAGGAGGCGCTGTACCGGCGGCTGTTCCGGCGGGGGTCGACGCCGCAGGCCGTGCGGGAGGAGGTGGACGGCTTCCTCGACAGCCGGAAGCGCGCCTTCAAGTGGGAGGTCGGCGTATGCGTTCGCCGGATGCGGCGGCACGCGCTCTACCGCCCAGCGCTCAAG CTTTCTGAAGTTATGGCCAGAAGAGGCATGAATCCTACAGTCAGTGATCAAGCAATCCTCCTGGATCTTGTTGCTAAATCGAGAGGCATTGCTGCTGCTGAGAAGTACTTCCTGGACCTCCCAGAAACTTCCAAAACTCATCTCACATATGGTGCTCTTCTCAACTGTTACTGCAAAGAGCTAATGACTGAGAAGGCTGAGACCCTTATGGAAAAAATGAAGGAGCTCAACTTTGCTTTCACTGCCATGTCCTACAACAGTGTAATGACACTATACACCAAGATCAACCAACCTGAGAAGGTCCCTGGCGTCATTCAGGACATGAAGGCTGACGATGTATTGCCAGATATCTATACTTACAATGTTTGGATGAGGGCACTTGCAGCTCGTGGTGACATACCAGGGGTTGAGAGGGTGATTGAAGAGATGAGACGGGATGGTCGTGTTACTCCTGATTGGACAACATACAGTAACCTAGCTTCCATATATGTTGATGCTGGACTGTTTGAGAAGGCAGAAGATGCTCTTAAGGAGCTTGAGAAGCGGAACACTAGCAATGATCTTGAAGCCTACCAGTTCCTTATTACACTGTATGGGCGAACACAAAACTTAGCAGAAGTTCATCGTGTCTGGCGGTCACTGAAGCGCAATCATCCTAGAATGGCAAGCATGAGTTATCTTAACATGATTCAAGTTTTGGCAAACTTGAAGGATCTGTCTGCTGCCGAGGCCTGTTTCAAAGAATGGGAAGCTCGGCACATCCATCCACCTAAGACTAAACCAAAGGATTCTAGTGCAACAGCATCTACAGTGGAGCCAGAATCTTCAACCGATGCACTAAATAATCAGCCTAATGTCAAGGGAACCAAGGACAAGGGCACCGATGACCTTGATCTGAAGCATCCTAAATATGACATCCGGGTTGCAAATGCTATGATTAAAGCTTATATTACAGAGGGTATGATTGACAAGGCTATTGCTCTCAAGAAGCGTGCCAAGATGCGTGGTGGAAGACTTAATGCCAAGACATGGGAAATTTTCATGGAACATTATCTCAAGGAGGGGGATCTCAAGATGGCTTACTGGTGCACTGACCGTGCAATCAAGAAGGGACACAGCAGTGGTAGGATTTGGGTGCCACCACGTGAAGTGACCGAGAGACTGATGGTCTACTTTGAGATCAACAAAGATGTCGATGGAGCTGAGAAATACGTCGAAGCTTTAAAGAAGGTGGAAAAGGATTTGGACGCATCGGTTTTTGAACCGTTGATACGGACATATGCATCTGCTGGGAAGAAGTTCCCTGGTATGCGACACCGGCTGAAGATCGAAAACGTTGAAGTCAGCGAGTTAACTGCCAGGCTGCTCGATTCTATCTGTGTCGATCAATAG
- the LOC133926153 gene encoding uncharacterized protein LOC133926153, giving the protein MNRKEAGPDGGDGSSRSSAEEGGSGSGRELAEALARRRLYREVTLALRTGLRDAKADFSFLRARGLRSLLGFLRSTASATDDAPLLLFRHSQSIPDLQVIPVLFQNSLHQPKEDPVVTLDHIFGTEPMKITSPPTDSEIALALRVLEGCCLLYSRCTALAHKYKAVKVLLNILASRGPTEQGVCLDTLISLMLDSPSNQMDFDEYSGLEKVAELLKDVQVEEHIRLKCGEFLLLLIGHVYAKENSPILEQMRNLFGEQCASLIWAASRFGSTLDAEQRQTTLQIQARRVVESLEPY; this is encoded by the exons atGAATCGGAAGGAGGCGGGGCCGGACGGAGGGGATGGGTCATCTCGGTCGTCTGCGGAGGAGGGAGGCAGCGGCAGTGGCCGGGAGCTGGCGGAGGCCCTGGCGCGGCGGCGTTTGTACCGGGAGGTGACGCTGGCGCTGCGAACGGGGCTGCGCGACGCCAAGGcggacttctccttcctccgcgCGCGGGGCCTCCGCAGCCTCCTCGGCTTCCTCCGCTCCACAGCCTCCGCGACCGACGACGCGCCGCTGCTCCTCTTCCGCCACTCCCAGTCCATCCCCGATCTCCAAG TTATTCCTGTTCTCTTTCAGAATTCATTGCATCAACCAAAGGAAGATCCTGTTGTGACACTGGATCATATATTTGGGACCGAACCAATGAAAATTACAAGCCCCCCAACAGATTCCGAAATTGCCCTTGCTCTTAGAGTTTTGGAAGGTTGTTGCCTTTTATATAGCCGATGCACAGCTCTGGCCCACAAATACAAGGCTGTGAAG GTGCTCTTGAATATTTTAGCCAGCCGAGGTCCAACAGAGCAAGGAGTGTGCTTGGACACGCTGATATCGCTTATGTTGGACTCTCCCTCCAATCAGATG GATTTTGATGAATACAGTGGACTTGAAAAGGTTGCTGAACTTTTAAAGGATGTGCAAGTGGAAGAGCATATAAG ATTGAAATGCGGGGAGTTTCTGTTGTTGCTCATTGGACATGTTTATGCGAAAGAAAACTCCCCCATACTTGAACAAATGAGAAATCTATTTGGTGAGCAGTGTGCATCACTTATATGGGCAGCAAGCCGGTTTGGCTCCACCCTCGACGCAGAGCAAAGACAGACGACCTTGCAAATACAAGCAAGGAGAGTTGTTGAATCCTTGGAGCCCTACTGA